Part of the Clostridium cylindrosporum DSM 605 genome is shown below.
GTAAAATACTTAAATATATTGGAGGGTGAGGTTATTGGATAATAAATTCCTAATTAATGAAGCTAAGAAGGCTATGGAAAATTCCTATTCACCATACTCAAACTTCAAAGTAGGAGCAGCTTTGCTTACGGATACTGGGGAAGTTTTTACAGGATGTAACATTGAGAATGCATCATTCGGGGGAACAAACTGTGCAGAAAGAACAGCACTTTTTAAAGCTATTTCAGAAGGATATAAAAAATTTACTAAGATAGCTATTATAAGTGATTCGAAAAATTATACTGCTCCCTGTGGTATTTGTAGGCAGGTTATTTCAGAATTTTCACTTGATATGGAAGTTATAATGGCAAATAAAAA
Proteins encoded:
- the cdd gene encoding cytidine deaminase, which encodes MDNKFLINEAKKAMENSYSPYSNFKVGAALLTDTGEVFTGCNIENASFGGTNCAERTALFKAISEGYKKFTKIAIISDSKNYTAPCGICRQVISEFSLDMEVIMANKNGEYTTKRLRELLPLAFTSEDL